A part of Candidatus Electrothrix aestuarii genomic DNA contains:
- a CDS encoding thrombospondin type 3 repeat-containing protein has product MRKRLWLSLIIVGMCVCFGGGVRADIYLDEMRLDKMQKILADDGHEDDRFGESVALDGNTAFIEGGGGVYVFIHAEDDSWNQQEKITVTDEVNFGKSLSLDGDTALIGASGSAYIFVKSNDGTWVQETKFIVGDGAVHDSFGYSVSLSGNTALVGAYSDEERRGAVYVFARAEDGLWYQQAKLMSSNGEYSYFGISLSLDSDTALVGTRSEAAYVFNRSEDGTWTQQAELVSADADGHHADYFGYSVSLSGDVALIGARSYGDRDGAAYIFVRENDGSWAQQTKMTASGQYFGNTVALDGDTALISNYDKDDSTYVYIRFNDDTWIQKKRLSVGTSWENSPIALSDGTVVIGVTSDDDQGDNSGSVHVFGDSNSNSGQKFMVAPDGNNFGYSVSVSGNTAVVGLPDFNNGGAAYVFTRSCPETTDWTMQQKIVSPDDHDFGEVWGYFGASIAIDEDTIVIGSRSWESSLNPEGITVSYVYTRSEGEWKLQQRLSVYPSVINGKWHGIKNVAVHGDTAVVVVGGSRAVLDYDYGIAYVFVRSAGVWRLQQEIAVAGSEESFGSSVSIDGETIVFGAMLDDDSGENTGAAYVYTRTGEVWNQQQKILCPDATGWDLFGSSVSLSGDTLLVGASIYNENSSSGTAYVFTRFDNEWSLQQRIAYPQISDPREYGLFGEGEQVSLDKDTAVIGGGSSAYVFTRSGDVWTQQEKLVPDYGEQGKFGFSVSVDGGNIVIGFPFFTDVGYVYFYGQGGACDTDNDSIIDDQDNCPLDVNPDQVDTDGDSIGDACDPRPDEQDSDSDADEVYDYIDNCPATYNPDQKDMDNDGFGDICDCDMDADGVGNEQDNCPLTANPTQRDRDEDGIGNICDSDVVCSFNPETVQNLLSEGGDALEKFGFSVSIDGDTAVVGSPGDFYNEGFSGDEFAAAGAAYIYTRSDNTWVYQQRLVAPDGMEHDGFGSAVSLNGDTIAIGSLSLNSVYIFVRSENMWVLEQQLAVDDATIHPFGFFSLAVDGDTLAVPAVRYEGGNFVSLVYIFTRSGFVQGPIEADIMWRWELQQEIAVDGDSYFYGGLGEPEVALEKGTLVVSFPDGVHVYARSHYNTDDTLVTPFPNTSACFDGDISLFPDVVYPFSLSTDVWYLQQKITNFGGAVSLYGDTLVIGSSDAVNIFVRLGTAWVYQQKLIYDEYSGEDSGRAVAVNKDIIVVGSPYSSYWREQPGSIYIFTRSCPEDTVWKQQQKITAPSNIIGGYEYFGSAVAVDDGIIWAGFPGDDEIGTDAGSVRVFNQIDGICTCDDIDGDGVTAWEDNCPLIPNPDQSDVDNDWIGNACDDDNDNDGIIDGQDNCPLVDNPDQADSDNDGIGDVCDEYIITPSAGTGGSISPGTPQVLAHGAAIGFTIMPLGGYAIEQVEGCGGSLVDNTYTIAPASTDCTVIAIFRELDSDEDGIDDAWEMQYFGALTTADATTDYDRDGYTDLQEYLNSLNGETDPKEGAYDPTVRNAPRGTGWSMRGGVLPAVYLLLLQKG; this is encoded by the coding sequence ATGAGAAAACGATTGTGGTTGTCTTTGATTATAGTTGGGATGTGTGTTTGTTTTGGTGGGGGAGTACGGGCGGATATTTACTTAGATGAAATGCGTTTAGATAAAATGCAAAAAATATTGGCAGATGATGGACATGAAGATGATAGATTCGGTGAGAGTGTGGCTTTAGATGGTAACACCGCTTTTATTGAAGGTGGTGGTGGCGTTTATGTATTTATTCATGCAGAAGACGATTCTTGGAATCAGCAGGAAAAGATTACTGTCACCGATGAGGTTAATTTCGGCAAGTCCTTGTCTTTGGACGGAGATACTGCCTTGATTGGAGCGTCCGGTTCAGCCTATATTTTTGTGAAGTCGAATGACGGTACGTGGGTTCAAGAAACAAAATTTATTGTGGGAGATGGTGCTGTTCATGATAGCTTTGGCTATTCAGTTTCATTGTCCGGCAACACAGCTTTGGTTGGAGCCTATTCCGATGAGGAGCGTAGAGGTGCAGTCTATGTTTTTGCCCGTGCGGAAGACGGATTATGGTATCAGCAGGCAAAGTTGATGAGCTCTAACGGCGAATATTCTTATTTTGGTATCTCTTTGTCTCTGGATAGCGATACAGCTTTGGTTGGTACTCGCAGCGAAGCAGCTTATGTTTTTAATCGTTCAGAAGATGGCACTTGGACTCAGCAGGCAGAGCTTGTTTCTGCTGACGCAGATGGTCATCATGCTGACTATTTCGGTTACTCCGTGTCATTGTCCGGTGACGTAGCCCTGATTGGAGCACGTAGTTATGGAGACAGGGATGGAGCAGCCTATATATTTGTTCGAGAAAATGACGGTAGTTGGGCCCAGCAGACGAAAATGACAGCCAGTGGTCAATACTTCGGAAATACCGTTGCCTTGGATGGCGATACAGCCTTGATCAGTAATTATGATAAAGACGACAGTACTTATGTTTATATTCGTTTTAACGATGATACTTGGATCCAGAAGAAAAGATTATCGGTGGGAACATCTTGGGAGAATTCGCCAATAGCTCTGTCCGATGGTACTGTCGTGATTGGAGTCACAAGTGATGACGACCAAGGCGACAATTCTGGTTCTGTGCATGTGTTTGGGGATAGCAATTCAAATTCTGGGCAAAAATTTATGGTTGCTCCTGATGGTAACAATTTCGGCTACTCTGTTTCGGTGTCCGGTAATACAGCAGTTGTTGGTTTACCTGATTTCAACAACGGGGGAGCAGCATATGTTTTTACTCGTTCTTGCCCTGAGACTACTGACTGGACAATGCAGCAAAAAATTGTATCTCCTGATGATCATGATTTTGGGGAGGTATGGGGATATTTTGGCGCCAGTATTGCTATAGATGAAGATACTATTGTGATAGGGTCACGCAGTTGGGAATCATCTCTTAATCCTGAAGGTATTACTGTGAGTTACGTTTATACTCGTTCTGAAGGCGAGTGGAAATTGCAACAGAGACTTTCAGTTTATCCAAGTGTTATTAATGGGAAGTGGCATGGGATAAAAAATGTTGCCGTTCATGGTGACACTGCGGTAGTTGTGGTAGGAGGGAGTCGGGCAGTTCTTGATTATGATTATGGAATTGCTTATGTCTTTGTTCGGTCTGCTGGTGTTTGGAGATTGCAGCAAGAGATTGCTGTTGCTGGGTCCGAAGAGTCTTTTGGTAGTTCTGTATCTATAGACGGAGAAACTATAGTATTTGGTGCCATGTTGGACGATGATAGTGGAGAGAATACCGGTGCGGCTTACGTCTATACTCGTACAGGTGAAGTATGGAATCAGCAGCAAAAGATTCTTTGTCCAGATGCTACTGGATGGGATTTATTTGGTTCTTCAGTGTCATTGTCTGGTGATACCTTGTTGGTCGGAGCATCAATCTATAATGAGAATAGCAGCAGCGGAACAGCTTACGTTTTTACTCGTTTTGATAATGAGTGGAGTCTACAGCAGCGTATTGCTTATCCACAAATATCTGATCCACGTGAATATGGTCTTTTTGGTGAAGGTGAACAAGTGTCTCTGGACAAAGACACCGCCGTTATTGGCGGTGGAAGCTCTGCTTATGTTTTTACCCGTTCTGGTGATGTCTGGACTCAGCAGGAGAAGTTGGTACCTGACTATGGCGAACAAGGAAAATTTGGTTTTTCAGTATCTGTAGATGGTGGAAATATTGTGATAGGTTTCCCCTTTTTCACTGATGTCGGATATGTTTATTTTTATGGACAAGGTGGCGCCTGCGATACGGATAATGATAGCATCATTGATGATCAGGACAACTGCCCGCTGGACGTAAATCCTGATCAGGTTGATACAGACGGCGACAGCATAGGTGATGCTTGTGACCCACGTCCTGATGAGCAGGATAGTGATAGCGACGCGGATGAAGTTTATGATTATATCGACAACTGTCCCGCGACATACAACCCGGACCAGAAAGATATGGATAACGATGGGTTCGGTGACATCTGCGATTGCGATATGGACGCTGATGGAGTTGGCAACGAACAGGATAATTGTCCGCTGACAGCAAATCCAACCCAGAGAGATAGAGACGAAGACGGGATAGGAAATATCTGTGATTCTGATGTGGTGTGCAGTTTTAATCCAGAAACAGTGCAAAATTTATTGAGTGAAGGCGGTGACGCTTTGGAAAAATTCGGTTTCTCCGTATCAATTGATGGGGATACTGCTGTTGTCGGTTCTCCGGGAGATTTTTATAATGAAGGTTTTTCTGGTGATGAATTCGCTGCTGCTGGCGCTGCTTATATTTATACCCGATCTGACAATACATGGGTTTATCAACAGAGACTCGTTGCGCCAGATGGTATGGAACATGATGGTTTTGGCAGTGCTGTTTCTTTAAATGGTGATACCATAGCAATCGGCTCATTGTCTCTTAATTCTGTTTATATTTTTGTAAGATCGGAAAATATGTGGGTGCTGGAGCAGCAACTTGCCGTTGATGATGCCACGATCCATCCTTTTGGTTTTTTTTCACTGGCAGTTGATGGAGATACCCTTGCAGTCCCTGCTGTACGATATGAAGGTGGTAACTTTGTTTCTTTAGTTTATATATTTACACGTTCAGGTTTTGTACAAGGGCCTATAGAAGCTGATATAATGTGGCGTTGGGAACTTCAGCAGGAGATTGCAGTTGATGGAGATAGTTATTTCTATGGTGGTCTGGGCGAACCAGAGGTAGCCTTGGAAAAAGGTACACTTGTTGTTTCATTTCCTGATGGTGTTCATGTCTATGCCCGTTCCCATTATAATACCGATGATACTCTTGTAACCCCGTTCCCGAATACCTCTGCTTGTTTCGACGGTGATATATCCTTGTTCCCGGATGTTGTGTATCCCTTCAGTCTTTCAACTGACGTTTGGTATTTGCAGCAGAAAATAACCAATTTCGGAGGAGCCGTCTCACTGTATGGTGATACCCTGGTTATTGGTTCCTCCGATGCAGTGAATATTTTTGTCCGTTTGGGTACGGCCTGGGTATATCAACAGAAATTGATATATGATGAGTATTCCGGTGAAGATTCAGGGAGAGCAGTTGCTGTCAATAAAGATATCATCGTGGTCGGCTCTCCTTATAGTTCCTATTGGAGAGAGCAACCTGGGTCAATCTATATCTTTACTCGTTCCTGTCCCGAGGATACTGTCTGGAAACAACAGCAGAAAATAACAGCCCCCAGTAATATCATAGGAGGGTATGAATATTTCGGCAGTGCTGTAGCCGTAGATGACGGCATTATTTGGGCGGGATTTCCAGGTGATGACGAAATCGGTACTGATGCAGGATCAGTTCGTGTTTTTAACCAAATTGATGGTATTTGTACTTGCGACGATATTGATGGGGACGGAGTTACTGCATGGGAAGATAATTGTCCTTTGATACCTAATCCAGATCAGAGTGATGTCGATAATGACTGGATCGGTAATGCCTGTGACGATGACAACGATAATGACGGTATCATTGATGGACAAGATAATTGTCCGCTCGTAGATAACCCCGACCAAGCAGATTCCGACAACGACGGCATTGGCGATGTTTGCGACGAGTACATCATCACTCCTTCAGCTGGCACAGGCGGCAGCATCAGTCCTGGTACCCCACAGGTGCTTGCCCACGGAGCAGCCATAGGTTTTACGATCATGCCTCTGGGAGGATATGCGATTGAGCAGGTGGAGGGCTGTGGTGGTTCCCTGGTCGATAATACCTATACCATTGCTCCGGCTTCTACTGACTGTACCGTGATTGCCATTTTTAGGGAGTTAGACAGTGACGAGGATGGTATTGACGATGCCTGGGAGATGCAATACTTCGGCGCCCTAACTACAGCTGATGCGACAACGGACTATGACCGTGACGGATATACGGATTTGCAGGAGTACCTTAATAGCCTGAATGGTGAGACAGATCCCAAAGAAGGGGCATATGATCCCACTGTACGAAATGCACCCCGTGGAACGGGGTGGAGTATGAGGGGAGGGGTATTGCCAGCGGTGTACCTGTTACTGCTACAAAAAGGCTGA